Proteins from a genomic interval of Yarrowia lipolytica chromosome 1E, complete sequence:
- a CDS encoding uncharacterized protein (Compare to YALI0E16951g, no similarity) — protein MKVDKPGPRKKPLPPLPSSFYDLYTSKPASQLDASCETDKNGKVRALPHIEGQWPTHVYLEWKPDVAWRRLEMLNGAIAKVLETYQVVYHSLAKSDVGVRLPLHVSLSDTLMPTTESKQQVTDSICEAVTGWKGPIKINVSKTKLQVVLNRQKTRAFVVLALTDNEPIVRLIAAVNAAVEPHGLPALAAHPHVSIGWFLPRADPDPVSDAIVTSPETDRHLTALFGKVTFDCVKIKCGRLVQSVRCI, from the coding sequence ATGAAAGTGGACAAGCCAGGACCGAGGAAAAAACCGCTGCCACCACTCCCGTCTTCTTTCTACGACCTGTACACCTCCAAGCCCGCGTCACAGCTCGACGCCAGCTGCGAAACCGATAAGAATGGAAAAGTAAGAGCCCTTCCTCACATTGAGGGCCAGTGGCCTACACATGTGTACCTGGAATGGAAGCCGGACGTGGCCTGGAGACGTCTCGAGATGCTCAATGGGGCTATTGCCAAGGTGCTAGAGACCTACCAAGTGGTCTACCACAGCCTGGCCAAGTCTGACGTTGGAGTACGACTACCTCTGCATGTATCTCTTTCCGACACTCTGATGCCCACCACCGAAAGCAAACAGCAAGTGACGGACAGCATTTGCGAGGCTGTTACGGGGTGGAAGGGCCCCATCAAGATCAATGTGTCCAAGACAAAGTTACAGGTGGTGTTGAACCGGCAGAAAACACGTGCGTTTGTGGTCCTAGCTCTGACCGACAATGAGCCCATAGTGCGTCTGATCGCGGCCGTCAATGCAGCCGTGGAGCCTCACGGGCTGCCAGCGTTGGCTGCGCATCCTCACGTGTCCATAGGATGGTTTCTTCCGAGAGCAGACCCCGATCCCGTTTCAGACGCGATAGTCACGAGTCCggagacagacagacattTGACTGCCCTTTTCGGTAAAGTGACTTTCGACTGTGTGAAAATCAAGTGTGGAAGGTTAGTACAGTCCGTGCGCTGTATATAG
- a CDS encoding uncharacterized protein (Compare to YALI0E16973g, some similarities with uniprot|P08153 Saccharomyces cerevisiae YDR146c SWI5 transcription factor), with product MNFDYDFLQSQQSLHMKKEHHSQQHQNQQSSAQPHHPHQGSQYDVNYLDIGYNELEPPSTPQMMPTQTNNVSPDTLARFSRLLNFSSTTPSPTKPLNDPSQSDIFLQQPPTMSLMGAMSPPHSSHPPAAEFGHAHSSHLQQNPFLNPPQLNYDADALAYLSPEPGFTSPEMDNWNNYESPHDHSSPEGPLGEPFDEYGLGISWLPVVTIPENTETEQIIEQQKVSNQPQPRKSGLPPGKLESFIHGPCEDGKFLCLYPGCGKKFGRRYNLCSHIQTHLADRPYSCSSCEASFVRQHDLKRHERTHAVVKPHICPCGKGFNRPDALNRHRARQICSGGIEVPGQPKPSPGKKGRPRKVEQPIQMEHYDYAHTSPDFSSPEYHSSPDFEGH from the coding sequence ATGAACTTCGACTATGACTTTCTGCAGTCGCAGCAGAGTCTTCAtatgaagaaggagcatCATTCACAGCAGCATCAGAACCAGCAGTCGTCGGCCCAACCGCACCATCCCCACCAAGGATCACAGTACGATGTCAACTACCTGGACATTGGCTACAACGAGCTGGAGCCTCCGTCTACCCCCCAGATGATGCCTACACAGACCAACAATGTGAGTCCCGACACCCTGGCGCGGTTCTCGCGACTGCtcaacttctcctccaccacccccagTCCCACCAAGCCGCTCAATGACCCCTCACAATCGGACAttttcctccagcagccccCCACCATGTCGCTGATGGGAGCCATGTCTCCGCCTCACTCGTCCCACCCTCCGGCTGCCGAGTTTGGCCATGCTCACTCGTCCCATCTTCAGCAGAACCCCTTCCTGAACCCTCCCCAGCTCAACTACGATGCCGACGCTCTGGCCTACCTGTCTCCCGAGCCAGGCTTCACTTCTCCTGAAATGGACAACTGGAACAACTACGAGTCTCCCCATGACCACTCCTCTCCCGAGGGACCCCTTGGAGAACCCTTTGACGAGTACGGACTCGGAATCTCGTGGCTGCCCGTCGTCACCATCCCCGaaaacacagaaacagagcAGATCATCGAACAGCAAAAGGTCTCCAACCAGCCTCAGCCTCGAAAGTCCGGCCTACCCCCCGGAAAACTCGAGTCGTTCATTCATGGGCCCTGCGAAGACGGCAagtttctgtgtctgtacCCGGGCTGTGGCAAGAAGTTTGGACGACGATACAACCTCTGTTCGCACATCCAGACACACCTTGCAGACAGACCGTACTCGTGCTCGTCCTGTGAAGCCTCCTTCGTCAGACAGCACGATCTCAAGAGACACGAGCGCACCCACGCCGTAGTCAAGCCCCACATTTGTCCCTGCGGAAAGGGCTTCAATCGACCAGACGCCCTCAACCGACACAGAGCCCGACAGAtctgctctggaggcaTCGAGGTACCTGGCCAACCCAAGCCATCGCCAGGCAAAAAGGGCCGACCCCGAAAGGTCGAACAACCGATCCAGATGGAACACTATGATTATGCACATACCTCTCCCGACTTTTCGTCTCCAGAGTACCACTCTTCACCGGACTTCGAAGGACATTAG
- a CDS encoding uncharacterized protein (Compare to YALI0E16995g, similar to Saccharomyces cerevisiae SEC23 (YPR181C); ancestral locus Anc_7.537, similar to uniprot|P15303 Saccharomyces cerevisiae YPR181c SEC23 component of COPII coat of ER-golgi vesicles) — MASDTHGHVARRPRPAATPVTRFRFVLTQDFEEFEEKDGVRFSWNCIPSTRIEASRTVVPISALYTPLKEKPNLPVLQYEPIACRPPCRAVLNSFCQVDLRARAWVCPFCLSRNQLPPQYRDITPENLPHELRPECTTVEYVLSRPAPNPIFLFVVDTCLDAENLTALKDHLVATLSLIPENALVGLITFGAMAQVHEIGYRECGKSFVFRGNRDYTAKQVQEQLGLNQPIGHRVPQQGGHPQAQGAAARFLLPLQNAEFALTNVLEGLQKDPWPVAADRRPIRCTGVALGIALGLLETSFPNCGARVMLFAGGAPTEGPGMIVGPELKEPIRSHHEIEKDTAKHSKAATKFYEGLAKRATTHGQAVDIFAGCYDQIGMHEMRSLPNSTGGALVLCDAFSTSIFKSSLTKMFARDANNFLQMGFNATFDVVPSKELKVSGLIGHAVSMNKKNPSVADTEIGIGQTSSWKMCSITPAHTYATFFEVAQQQGTPAGQIPPGYVQFLTHYHHSSTQQRLRVTTVAKALVPGGDPHIASSFDQEAAAVLMTRIAIFKSETEDGNDIMRWTDKMLIRLCQKFADYRKDDASSFRLAHNFSLYPQFMFHLRRSQFLQVFNNSPDETAFYRHCLNRENLNNSLIMIQPTLLSYSLEQEQPVPVLLDSVSIKPDHILLLDTFFHILIFHGETIANWRNQGYQEKEEYANFAELLQAPRMEVQDLLVDRFPLPRFIDTDAGGSQARFLLSKLNPSNTHQSDSGYGTPGSAVVLTDDVSLQTFMSHLQKLSVAASS, encoded by the coding sequence ATGGCAAGTGACACGCATGGTCACGTCGCGCGTCGTCCTCGACCTGCGGCTACTCCCGTTACCCGTTTCCGTTTCGTACTAACCCAGGACTTTGAAGAATTCGAAGAGAAGGACGGAGTGCGATTCTCCTGGAATTGCATTCCCTCTACCCGAATTGAGGCTTCCAGAACCGTCGTTCCCATCTCGGCTCTGTACACTCCtctgaaggagaagcccaaCCTCCCCGTACTGCAGTATGAGCCCATTGCATGCCGACCCCCCTGTCGAGCTGTGCTCAACTCCTTCTGCCAGGTTGATCTGCGAGCCCGAGCCTGGGTCTGTCCTTTCTGTCTGTCTAGAAACCAGCTGCCTCCTCAGTACCGAGACATTACTCCCGAAAACTTGCCCCACGAGCTGCGACCCGAGTGCACCACTGTTGAGTACGTTCTGTCCCGACCTGCTCCCAACCCCATCTTCCTGTTTGTGGTTGACACCTGTCTGGACGCCGAGAACCTGACTGCTCTCAAGGATCACCTTGTGGCCACTCTTTCTCTGATCCCCGAGAACGCTCTCGTCGGTCTCATCACCTTTGGCGCCATGGCTCAGGTCCACGAGATTGGCTACCGAGAGTGCGGCAAGAGCTTCGTCTTCCGAGGTAACCGAGATTACACTGCGAAGCAGGTGCAGGAACAGCTGGGTCTCAACCAGCCTATTGGTCACCGAGTCCCCCAACAGGGAGGACATCCCCAGGCCCAGGGAGCCGCTGCCCGGTTCCTCCTGCCTCTGCAGAACGCCGAGTTCGCCCTCACCAACGTTCTGGAGGGTCTGCAGAAGGACCCCTGGCCCGTGGCTGCCGACCGACGACCCATCCGATGTACCGGTGTGGCTCTCGGAATTGCTCTCGGCCTGCTGGAGACTTCCTTTCCCAACTGCGGTGCACGAGTCATGCTGTTTGCTGGTGGTGCCCCCACTGAGGGTCCTGGTATGATTGTGGGtcccgagctcaaggagcccaTCCGATCTCACCACGAAATTGAAAAGGACACAGCCAAGCACTCCAAGGCTGCCACAAAGTTCTACGAGGGTCTGGCCAAGCGAGCCACCACCCATGGCCAGGCCGTTGACATTTTCGCCGGTTGTTACGACCAGATTGGTATGCACGAGATGCGATCTCTGCCCAACTCCACCGGTGGAGCTCTTGTGCTCTGCGATGCCTTCTCCACATCCATCTTCAAGTCCTCGCTGACCAAGATGTTTGCCCGAGACGCCAACAACTTCCTCCAGATGGGTTTCAACGCCACCTTTGATGTCGTGCCctccaaggagctcaaggtATCTGGTCTGATTGGCCACGCCGTTTCAAtgaacaagaagaacccCAGTGTAGCTGACACCGAGATTGGTATTGGCCAGACTTCTTCGTGGAAGATGTGCTCCATCACTCCTGCTCACACCTACGCGACTTTCTTCGAAgtggcccagcagcagggcaCTCCTGCAGGCCAGATCCCCCCTGGATACGTGCAGTTCCTGACGCATTACCACCACTCGTCCACTCAGCAACGTCTTCGTGTGACCACTGTTGCCAAGGCTCTTGTGCCCGGTGGCGATCCCCACATTGCCAGCTCCTTTGAccaggaggctgctgctgtgcTTATGACTCGAATTGCCATTTTCAAGTCCGAGACCGAGGACGGCAACGACATTATGCGATGGACCGACAAGATGCTGATCCGTCTATGCCAAAAGTTTGCTGACTACAGAAAAGACGACGCGTCTTCGTTCCGACTCGCCCACAACTTCTCGCTGTACCCCCAGTTTATGTTCCATCTACGACGATCGCAGTTCCTGCAGGTGTTCAACAACTCGCCCGATGAGACTGCCTTCTACCGACACTGCCTGAACCGAGAGAATCTCAACAACTCGCTTATCATGATCCAGCCCACCCTGCTGTCGTACTctctggagcaggagcagccCGTGCCTGTACTGCTGGATTCGGTGTCCATCAAGCCCGATCacattctgctgctggacacCTTTTTCCACATTCTCATTTTCCACGGAGAAACCATTGCCAACTGGCGAAACCAGGGCTACcaagaaaaggaggagtacGCCAACTTTGCTGAGCTTCTGCAGGCCCCTCGAATGGAGGTCCAGGACTTGCTGGTTGACCGATTCCCTTTGCCTCGATTCATTGACACTGATGCTGGAGGTTCCCAGGCCCGTTTCTTGCTGTCCAAGCTCAATCCCTCCAACACCCACCAGAGCGACAGTGGCTACGGCACTCCTGGCAGCGCCGTGGTGCTTACTGACGATGTGTCTCTGCAGACTTTCATGTCTCATCTTCAGAAGTTGTCTGTGGCTGCCTCCTCTTAG
- a CDS encoding uncharacterized protein (Compare to YALI0E17017g, similar to Saccharomyces cerevisiae GAB1 (YLR459W); ancestral locus Anc_7.538, similar to uniprot|P41733 Saccharomyces cerevisiae YLR459w CDC91 cell division control protein): MEVATLACGAIARIVVYHLFPSVPATLDGHVEISTPVTSFKRLQEGLYLYKQGIDPYDGGIFHQSPLLLGAVSAVSKIVPETIAINILYVLADLTAAWALAQTAQRAATTIKYVFKKKDTKEPLPFAPWIIAAIYLFNPLLFLSSAAKSTAVFNNAAICYTLAAATHGHFLTAAASLALATNLSYYPIYLAPLVSLLLHGNSGTPLRTNKAQYGFRFCLLSASYTAAILLLSQAIAGSWNFLGAVYGTILTGRDLTPNIGLWWYFFTEMFDFFQPFFTGVFQIHVFLYAAPITLRFSSFPLFAITLYLGLVALFKAYPDTADVGIFFSLVPFFRPLFPLLRYPIPAFLALLYSSVLLPTFFHMWIYLGSGNANFFYAITLVYALGMTVCISDLTWAMLRLEHDGGEDPNLSQI, encoded by the coding sequence ATGGAAGTCGCCACTCTCGCCTGTGGAGCAATTGCTCGGATAGTGGTCTACCACCTATTCCCGTCCGTGCCCGCAACTCTAGATGGCCATGTGGAAATCTCCACGCCCGTCACCTCCTTCAAACGACTCCAGGAGGGCCTGTATCTCTACAAGCAAGGAATCGATCCCTACGACGGCGGAATCTTCCACCAGTCGCCACTGCTGCTCGGCGCAGTGTCGGCCGTGTCGAAAATCGTGCCCGAAACCATCGCAATCAACATTCTATACGTGCTGGCGGACCTGACGGCGGCATGGGCCCTCGCTCAAACCGCCCAGAGAGccgccaccaccatcaaATACGTCTTCAAGAAGAAAGATACAAAAGAGCCGCTGCCGTTTGCTCCTTGGATCATCGCAGCAATCTACCTCTTCAACCCcctgctgtttctgtcgtCGGCAGCTAAATCCACAGCTGTGTTCAACAACGCTGCCATCTGCTACACCCTGGCCGCTGCCACCCACGGCCACTTTCTGACTGCAGCCGCCTCTCTTGCATTGGCCACTAACCTTTCATATTACCCCATCTACCTGGCTCCTCTTGTGTCTCTCCTGCTCCATGGAAACAGCGGAACGCCACTCAGAACAAACAAGGCCCAGTACGGCTTCCGGTTCTGCCTGCTGTCGGCTTCTTACACCGCAGCTatcctgctgctgtcccAGGCCATTGCTGGATCCTGGAACTTCCTAGGAGCTGTCTATGGTACTATTCTTACTGGTAGAGACCTCACTCCTAACATTGGCTTGTGGTGGTACTTTTTCACGGAGATGTTTGACTTCTTTCAGCCCTTCTTCACCGGAGTGTTCCAAATCCACGTCTTTCTCTACGCCGCCCCCATCACTCTTAGATTCAGCAGCTTCCCTCTGTTTGCCATCACTCTCTATCTCGGTCTGGTGGCCCTGTTCAAGGCCTACCCCGATACTGCCGATGTGggcatcttcttctcgctGGTGCCCTTCTTCAGACCGCTTTTCCCGCTTCTGAGGTACCCCATTCCGGCTTTTCTGGCGCTGCTATACTCTTCGGTGCTGCTGCccaccttcttccacaTGTGGATCTACCTGGGCTCAGGAAACGCAAACTTCTTCTACGCCATCACGCTGGTGTATGCGCTTGGAATGACCGTGTGCATTTCCGACCTTACTTGGGCCATGCTTCGCCTGGAACATGACGGAGGAGAGGACCCCAACCTGTCCCAAATCTAG
- a CDS encoding uncharacterized protein (Compare to YALI0E17083g, no similarity): protein MVAIKNIAILAAATSVVVAAPAANGGFQRMEIRQLDVADDLIHIAETFLSAITGTLGVLTNTSKGTQLQNLETALDSLNKQIPALIKDINGLNLPVISGIAGTLGSIVVNPIFKTLALIVETIGATLASLPVDAFNTIQNPAKIFQTLLANIGLLTDAFKKIFHNLGDALGSLDSATSSLGSEVSSKLPPSSAQ, encoded by the coding sequence ATGGttgccatcaagaacatcgCTATCCTCGCCGCTGCCACCTCTGTGGTTGTCGCCGCCCCCGCCGCTAACGGTGGTTTCCAGCGAATGGAGATCCGACAGCTCGATGTTGCTGACGATCTCATCCACATTGCCGAGACCTTCCTCTCTGCCATCACCGGCACCCTTGGTGTTCtcaccaacacctccaagggcacccagctccagaacctcgagACTGCTCTTGACTCCCTCAACAAGCAGATCCCTGCTCTGATCAAGGACATCAACGGCCTTAACCTCCCCGTCATTTCCGGTATTGCCGGAACTCTTGGCTCCATCGTTGTCAACCCCATCTTCAAGACCCTGGCTCTGATTGTCGAGACCATTGGCGCCACTCTTGCCTCTCTCCCCGTTGATGccttcaacaccatccaGAACCCCGCCAAGATCTTCCAGACTCTGCTTGCCAACATTGGTCTGCTCACCGATGCCTTCAAGAAGATCTTCCACAACCTTGGTGATGCTCTTGGCTCTCTGGACTCTgccacctcttctcttgGCTCCGAGGTCTCCTCCAAGCTGCCTCCCTCTTCTGCTCAGTAA